The DNA region CGCGAATTCTTGCAAGGCAGGGATGTCCTCAATGACACAGTTCATGATCATAGAAGAGACGAATGAGGCATTCAGATCAAAGTTTTGATCCGGAAAGAGATGATGACGATAAGGAGGCCGGGTTTATGGAAAATAGAGGGATCATGGGATGTACTCTTTCATTTTTGTATCAAATGATTTGTGGGATGTGTATAATAATACGTTGAAAGGGAAGCGTCCTTCATTTAATATAGAGAGAAATTTTGAAGGCACCATAGTTAAGAGACTTCACTGCATGTTATTATGCTTTTTCGATAGTTCTTAATTTTCCATCTATGTTGATATTTCAATAGCCTCGTGCGGTCTCTCATTTTCTGGAAAATCTGACGAAACTATGAAACACCCTCTGTGCCAGTGCCACCTCATTGGTCACAAAATGCCGCCTAAGAAACTCTTGTTCCCAGCATAAACAAGCCATGGAGGACAACGTAAGGGTCGTGAGATATGGAAGCACGGGGAAGCCTGCATCCCCGACCAAGTCATACTCCCATACTACTGCCCCATCGTATAAATGGCCTTGAGGTCTTGAAGAGCTGGTAGAAGCTCGAGCTCTGAAACATGGACGAAGCGTCCACTTTCCCAGGCCACCCGGCCACGATATCCTGAAACTCTCGTTGTTGGATCCGCGATCGCCTGGAGGACCATGCTGTGATTTATTTTCTGGTGGTCGAGCCATGTAGTGTTGTCGTAGGGATCTGAAGCAGGCAAGTTCGTCAGAATGTAGGTAGGTGATACCAATTGCTCCGCAACAATTGGGCAGGCCCGATATATGTCTTCTCAAACTCATATTTGATCTGCTTCATGTCCCCATCGCTCGATGGCCACCGAAGGTGATGGAGGCCTCTCTCTTCCATCGCCTCGACAAAACGCCACGTGATCCGAGAGACCGGTCGAATAGCAGGAGCCCGAACGAATGCCCGACATTGACCAATGAATCACCAGAGCTTAGCCTTCTTAGAGCTACTGCCACTTGATCGGGTAAAGAGTGGAGCTTTCCACTTGCAGACGTGAAATTTGGTGGTTTTCTCATCAGATCGCCACTTGACGAGAGAAACAGATGTATGCAGAGGTGGTTCTGCTTATATCGATAATTGACTTGTATTATCGATATACCGTTCAACACTTCAACATATTCACACATTTTTCAGATATTATTAATTCAAAATAACCAAAATTACAAAACAGGTAGTTTCAACAGGAATAACATGCATAAGTTCAACACATAGGTAATATATATAGTCGAGAAAACATAAATCCAAAGACAGGTATCAGAAACTAATCAGTAGTCGAGGATTCCTCGTGAAACTCATCCTCATCCTCGTCAGGCTCCTCGTACTGATGTTTCCCCTCCTTAGACCGAGGAATATCTTTTTTCCAATTGCCTATTCGGGAACATCGACAGATATATGAAttgatagatatatatgttccCTCGAGAGATGTCAAATCTCGAACTTTTACTCGATTCATTGTCAGAAATATGCATtgatagatataaatatatctttCAAGTTTACAGCAAACACGAGGGAGAGAGCCGAGAAGGAATTATAAAACCATAGGGGATGAGTCAAATTTAACTCGTTGATTGTGACGGTTCAGTTACGAGTACTATCGAGGATGTCCGATGATTCCTCGGTAGATCCGGGGCTTAAACGGGTCAACTCAATTTTTGTTAATAACTAGGAAAGCGGCTACCGGGCTCTCTGATGGTCCACATTTTCCGCTATGTCAAAAGCAACATGAAGTTCCTTAAAAGACGAATCTACTGATCTCAAAATGTTAACAGAAACTACCTCCGATCCAGATCCCTGTAAAAGCTACAAAGAGGGCATCCAATGCTCTAAATAGTCCTGCATGCGAGTTTGTACATACGCGTGTCGGGCATCTCTTCTTATACACCCTGGTACTTTGAGATTGCGAGCGAGGAACCGGAACTTGGATGGCCAGTTGAAGCATCAACTGATCGGACTTGTGAGGAGGTCACAGACTATTCGAGAATCATGTTCATCACACCTGTGATGCAGCTGCCTTCTCTAGCATTGCCGTGCCTCAACTGAATCCCCATCTAATCCGTAGAGGAAAATTTTCCGGCACCTTACAGGCAACTTCTCTACTCCGCCTACAAAAGTGACGAGTGGCTCATCAGCCTTCCTGTTCAGTTCGAGAGAACTGCCTCAAGGTATCCATTGACATCAGAGCAACCATTAAGCTGTTGACTGAAAAAGGGTGATCAAGAAGAACATACAAAGATGGTGCAGAACATCAAAAGTAGATGCAAACCAAAGGCCTGAATCGTACAACATGCAAAGCGAGCAGTGGGCTTTCCACAGAACTCGAGCTCCGCAATCACTTCTTAGAGTTCCTGGGAGATTATCTCCCGAGCTACCTCCGCTTTACCTGTAGGATAGCCGATAACATGGTCAAAGGAAGAGCTCTTGATGGCTAGTTCCTCCTGATATATGACACCCGGGTGCCATCTCTGTTGACTCATCTTCTCCACCAGCCCAAGGTAATAGTAAAAGAATTTACCAGAAATCTCCGCATGAACATGATCCATCTTTGAAGAGATGGAACCTTATAGCATCCCTCACAAGGATTTCTCTTCCAGTCACCTTCGAAATGTATTTGGTCGCGCTGTGACAATCTCCACAGACCCTGAGATTCTTAACAACCCTGATCGGAAAGTTGGAAGGTATAAATATCAACCCAAAAGCAATTGCAAGCTTTTCGCTGTGGTGATTCAGCATCTTTATCTTTTCTGAGTCCTCGACATCGTGGAGAATAGAACTCATATCAGGCACATAACCTTCCGATATAATTCTCGAATTTAATCTCTCTAACTCGGTATAAATCTGATCTAAATAAGGACTCGACTGATCATCAGCTGAGAAAATATGCACTTTGTTCTTATATTTGATCCAACTGAACCCAGGTTCCTTCTtcactcctctctctctcattcccTTTCGCAGTTGAGCCACATCATCCCATTTCCCTGTAGCCGCATAAATGCTCGTGAGCAAAACATAACTTGCAGGGCTCTGTGGCTCCAACTCCATGAGAGAATCAGCAGCCCATTTCCCAATTTCAAGGTTCCCCCGAAACCTACAAGAGCTCAGCAACGTGGACCAACCAATAGCGTCAGGAGGAAAAGGCATATTGTTAATGAAATTCTTGGCTTCTTCTAACCTTCCGGATCGACTCAGAAGATCAATCATGCAAGTATAGTGATCAGTAACTGGGGTAATATGATGTTCTTTCATCATCGACTCAAAGTATTCCTTGCCCTTATCCACTAGTCCAGCTCTGCTGCAGGCTGAAAGTACACCTATAAAAGTCACTCCATCGGGTTTGAATCCCGAGGCTAACATTTTCTCAAACAAATCAATCGTCTCATTGGCTTTACCAAACTGCGCATAGCCTGAAACTAGTGCTGTCCAAGAGACTTCATCCCTGCAACTCATCTCATCGAACAGCCTGCTCGAATCTTCTATATTCCCACATTTACCATATAATGTGATGAGAGCATTCGAAACTGTTAAGCAAGAAACATACCCAGAAACCAACGCGAGACAATGAAACTGTGACCCCTCTTCTAAGCTAGCTAGATTCGCACATGAGCTAATTACACTTCCTAAAGTAAAATCATCAGGCTCAATCCCATTCCTCTGCATATCACGGAAAATCCGAACAGCATCCTCGCTAAAACCATTTTGACCATAGCCAACAAGCATTGCAGTCCATGACACGACATTCTTACGGGCCATTCTGTTGAAAACCCTCCCGGCATAAAtcacattcttgcacttgcaATACATGTCAACCAGAGCACTACCCACGAAAATATTGCCTATGTAACTAGTTTTCATCGCAAAGGCATGTATTTGTTTCCCCTCATTCAGAGCCAAAATACTACTGCAAGCAGTCAACACACTCCCGTAAGTGAACTGATCAATTTCCAAACCTTCTGATCCCATCTCTCTGAAGAAAGCAATCGCTTCTCTGTCCAAACCATTTTGGGTAAACCCAGTGATCATTGTAGTCCACGAGATCGAGTCTCTCTCCTTCATATTGTGAAACAACAACTTAGACTCCTCAACCAGGCCACACCTTAAAAGCCCTGTAATCATAGTATTGTGCAGGACTAGATTCCTCTCAGACATTTCATCAAAAACCTGTTTCGCATCTCGGATTAAACCTGTCTTTGAGTACATGTCCACCAGAGGACTCCCCACGAAGACATACTCCGAAAACCCAAACTTTAATATATGCCCGTGCACTTGCTTCCCCAAATTAATACACCCTCTATTAGAGGACAATACAAGCATCGTCGAAAAGGTTATCCGACTCAAATTCCTGGTTCCTTCCCTCATCATTGAATTGTAAGCCTTGACAGAATCCGCCACCAATCCTCGCCCGGCATATGCTGAAATGAGGCAATTCCAAGACACCCCATCACGAACTGACATAAGATTAAACGTTTCTTGCACTCGAGCAAGATTCCCAGACTTCGAATAAGCCGAGAGGATGGCGTTCCACGAAAAGAGGTTCGGTTGAGGAATTTGATCGAACACATTACGCGCATAGCTCAAGTTCCCTAATTTGCTGTAAGCGTTGACGAGGTTGTTGGATAAGATGGTCTCTGGGCTTGTGAGAGTCTTGATGATGCGGCAATGGAGCTTTTTGGCTTGGCCCAGATTGCGGGAGTCGCAGCAGAACTTCAGCAAGGAGGAGAAGTAGTCCGAAGACATGCCGCATGTCTCGTCGAATGCCGGCGGGACCGTGCAACTACTGTCCAACGTTGACGATCGACCTTCGAATGAAGAAGGCGGGAAACTTTTGATTCTGCACCCTAAAGTTTGACTTTGTCCCAATTTGCACCCTAAAGTTCTCATCATGGCTACTACGTATCACAtcgaaaaggaaggaaaaaaaatcaattttcgtCCCCTAACCTTTATTTGCTTTTCCAAATACGCCCTAAAATGATTCTAGGCCACGCTCGAGACGCCATCTAGTTCCCGAAAGCATCACTAGCTGAGTAGCTTAAGAAATGAATTAGGACAAATGGGCTCAGTAAAAGGATGATCCCGTTTAGAACAACGAAATGTAGCATGACAAAGACAATGCTCATTGAACAAGAGAATTCTTCCCCGAGAATTAAGGGCGCCGCCTTGTACAAAAgggaaatttatatatgaatgcGGGTCACCGCAAGCAGGCAGCCCTCGAGGCCTATGATCAAATTAACATTTGTCAAAAGAAGATGCCGATCCGGTAACTAATGCTCAAAGAAAGACTTAAAAAGTTCGAACAGATCTCTTCAACGAATCAAGGACTTCTATATTCAGGAGAAACTAAAGATCATTGGACATCAAACAGTAATCTTCAAAGAGCATTAACGTTCATCCTCCATTACAAAACATGCTTAAGCTCCAACCCAAATGGAGCCCAAAAGTTCGGATCACCTAGCTCACTCCATAAGCTAACTGTAATTCATTCTATCTCCGATCGAGAGAAGAAATCCCACTGTTAATTCTTTCTTATCCAAGTGGATCTTTCCAACTTGTAAGGACTTCTAGGCGCGATTTACAGAGCTCTCAGGATTTGCGACTGAAAGCATAAGGTGGCATGACATGATAAACGATGTCAGTTTGGAAGTTGAACCACCGCCTCCAAGAAACTTGAGATCTGCTGAAGCTTGAACTTGTGATATGGGggtcatatatattataaggaAACTTTAATAGCATAGCCCGGAGGATAGGCAGTCATATTACCACTTGCTCACATTGCAGTATAATTGTATCATAAGCTGTACAGCTGATGTACGGAACTTGAGTCATAATCATGTCATAATTCTACTTTCGCATTACCCGCTTGGACGGAACCTGCCAAAAGTTAGTTATATAGAACTTTGTCGTGAGCACTTGACTtggaaaatccataaaaattCTATTTCTACATTCCAAGAAGTTGGAAGTAGCAGTACCATCGGTATTATCTTGGTCGCTTGGAAGAGCGCTCCCACCATTGAAGCCCATTTGGACAACATTGTGGAGCTCATCTTCCCATACATTCGGAAGCTGCGAAAAGAAGAGAACTGCAAGCTCAAAAAGAGAACCACCATAGAAAGTAATCCAATCCATTAACTATGTATTTCACATCGAATGAACaagaatttttcttaaaaCACAACCTCCACCTCAATCTTTTGCTATTTGCACAAAGAAAATAGTCTGATTGTTCACACAAGAACCTTCTTACCAACTTGGGTTGACAGGAAAATTGGCCACTTAATATGATCAGTTATGAGAATATCACTCTCCATTTAAATCCACAAGTCATTTGCCCATTTCTTGTGGTGAACAACTAAATAAGAACAAAGGTAATGAAGTAAAATGGAATAAACATCTTCAGGATATACCTGAGCAGACTCCTTGAATCCTCCAGCATTTTCAGGATTGATTTGGTTATGAAGGGTTCTTCTCAGACTGTCTGGACTCCCTATACCATTTAGACCCGCTTGAATAAGTCCTGCAGGGGGAGGATGAATTGGAGGAGGATATGCCATTGGCATGTTGGGAAAGAAACCCAACGTAGACGAAGGGCCGGCTCTTGAATGAAGAATCTAATAGTATAAATCACACAAACATTACGATTAAGTGGATAAACAGGAAAAGCTGATGTTTTCAAGCGAGCTGTGAACCTTGTTTAAACATTGACTTACATCTTTGGCAAGTAGTCTTTCAATGTTAAAATCTAGCCGAGGATTCACAGTGGCGAGTTTCATTGACAAAAACTGCATGGTATGAGAAGAAAGtcaaattaagtaaaattgcACGAGCCCCAAATATTACAAATGATATCAGTCATTTCCTATAAAGAGCTGATACCAAAGTAACCCATTGGATAAGCATTGGTTAATCGCACAACTTCACAATAAACAAGGCAGATAATCAGAGAAAAGCCGAATTCGTACCTCGACCTGGCGTTGAAGTGATTGCACGTAGTTGATGATCTCATCTAACATCACTGCCTTGCCTGTTACCTACACATTCATTCGACTTGTTTTACCTGAATTTAGTTTAAATGAAGTAACTCCGATGACTACAGAAGTAACTGCAAACGTGTTTACCTTGCTGCAACCAGGTACAAGATCTTGAAGAAATTTCATCCTCTCACTGATTTTCTCCCTCCTCACCTTCGTTGAGTATAATCAATTAGTCCAGCTCAATATTTGATGAACTTCGATTCAATCGAATATAAAGGAATACCAGCAGTATCTTACTCTCTCCGCTAGACTGTGGCTATTTGTTGCCTGGCCTCTACGAGCTCTTACGTGGATATATTCTTCTTTGGGAGGATCGGAAGCCTGAGACCCCTGTTTATTATTCTTCCCAGCTGCCTTGCCTGAGGCAGAATTTGGACTTTGGTCTATTTTCTGTTGAGTTTCACTAGTATCCTTCACATCCTCAGAAGGCTGTCCATCTCCCTTAGCATCAAAGCCAGCAATCTACCAACAAAGAAATGTCATTTAGCAGTACTATACAAAAGA from Punica granatum isolate Tunisia-2019 chromosome 3, ASM765513v2, whole genome shotgun sequence includes:
- the LOC116201123 gene encoding putative pentatricopeptide repeat-containing protein At1g68930; this encodes MMRTLGCKLGQSQTLGCRIKSFPPSSFEGRSSTLDSSCTVPPAFDETCGMSSDYFSSLLKFCCDSRNLGQAKKLHCRIIKTLTSPETILSNNLVNAYSKLGNLSYARNVFDQIPQPNLFSWNAILSAYSKSGNLARVQETFNLMSVRDGVSWNCLISAYAGRGLVADSVKAYNSMMREGTRNLSRITFSTMLVLSSNRGCINLGKQVHGHILKFGFSEYVFVGSPLVDMYSKTGLIRDAKQVFDEMSERNLVLHNTMITGLLRCGLVEESKLLFHNMKERDSISWTTMITGFTQNGLDREAIAFFREMGSEGLEIDQFTYGSVLTACSSILALNEGKQIHAFAMKTSYIGNIFVGSALVDMYCKCKNVIYAGRVFNRMARKNVVSWTAMLVGYGQNGFSEDAVRIFRDMQRNGIEPDDFTLGSVISSCANLASLEEGSQFHCLALVSGYVSCLTVSNALITLYGKCGNIEDSSRLFDEMSCRDEVSWTALVSGYAQFGKANETIDLFEKMLASGFKPDGVTFIGVLSACSRAGLVDKGKEYFESMMKEHHITPVTDHYTCMIDLLSRSGRLEEAKNFINNMPFPPDAIGWSTLLSSCRFRGNLEIGKWAADSLMELEPQSPASYVLLTSIYAATGKWDDVAQLRKGMRERGVKKEPGFSWIKYKNKVHIFSADDQSSPYLDQIYTELERLNSRIISEGYVPDMSSILHDVEDSEKIKMLNHHSEKLAIAFGLIFIPSNFPIRVVKNLRVCGDCHSATKYISKVTGREILVRDAIRFHLFKDGSCSCGDFW
- the LOC116201124 gene encoding transcription factor bHLH49 isoform X2, yielding MSLVGPGNSLGGCKENVMGSSSCSSAPMVNSFGPPALWDQPTSVQNMGYCDSSLQNNLSSMNPLGGPKVGLGPSSLRSDVSWNPPVSMLREGLFLPNAPGTLPESLSQFPADSGFIERAARFSCFSGGGFSDMVNPFGGVEGIGVPPHGGVRMPVSMQEEAFPIDLVRLLPPQRNSINTVEASKDALLSSVPENCEVSQLKREGRSEDLVRSTDEVPKQVVGGSGNDSEEPEFSGGGGQDGKEEKGSGSKKRKRNGPIAGFDAKGDGQPSEDVKDTSETQQKIDQSPNSASGKAAGKNNKQGSQASDPPKEEYIHVRARRGQATNSHSLAERVRREKISERMKFLQDLVPGCSKVTGKAVMLDEIINYVQSLQRQVEFLSMKLATVNPRLDFNIERLLAKDILHSRAGPSSTLGFFPNMPMAYPPPIHPPPAGLIQAGLNGIGSPDSLRRTLHNQINPENAGGFKESAQLPNVWEDELHNVVQMGFNGGSALPSDQDNTDGSVQAGNAKVEL